The following proteins are co-located in the Syngnathus scovelli strain Florida chromosome 21, RoL_Ssco_1.2, whole genome shotgun sequence genome:
- the dcxr gene encoding L-xylulose reductase, producing MEISFEGKRALVTGAGKGIGRATALALARYGAKVTAVTRTQSDLDRLLHECPSIIPVCVDLADWGATEAALKNVGPIDLLVNNAACAKLQPFLEVTPDQFDQSFTVNVKAVLHVSQVVARDMIARRSGGSIVNVSSQASQCALKNHAVYCATKGALDMLTKVMALELGPHQIRVNSVNPTVVMTEMGRIGWSDPEKAKTMTSRIPLGHFAEVDEVVNSILFLLSDKSTMTNGVSLPVDGGFLAC from the exons ATGGAGATTTCATTTGAAGGCAAACGCGCTCTGGTCACCGGGGCAGGAAAAG GGATTGGCAGGGCCACAGCTCTGGCTCTGGCACGTTATGGAGCAAAAGTCACAGCAGTCACACGCACACAGTCTGACCTGGACCGTCTGCTGCATGAG TGTCCATCCATCATACCTGTGTGTGTTGACTTGGCAGACTGGGGGGCCACAGAGGCTGCCCTCAAAAACGTCGGCCCCATTGATCTTCTCGtcaataatgccgcatgtgccAAACTCCAGCCATTTCTTGAGGTCACACCTGACCAGTTTGACCA GTCTTTCACTGTCAATGTGAAAGCGGTGCTGCATGTGTCCCAG GTTGTGGCTCGTGACATGATCGCCAGAAGATCAGGAGGCTCCATCGTCAATGTGTCGAGCCAGGCGTCGCAATGTGCCCTGAAAAACCATGCTGTCTACT GTGCCACCAAAGGAGCACTTGACATGTTAACCAAAGTCATGGCTCTTGAGCTGGGACCCCATCAG ATTCGTGTGAACAGCGTGAACCCCACTGTGGTGATGACTGAAATGGGTCGTATAGGTTGGAGCGATCCTGAGAAAGCCAAGACCATGACATCCCGGATCCCGCTGGGCCACTTTGCAG AGGTGGATGAAGTGGTCAACAGTATTCTATTCCTGCTGAGTGATAAGAGCACAATGACAAATGGAGTGTCCCTACCTGTGGATGGAGGCTTCCTCGCCTGTTAA